Proteins from a genomic interval of Stenotrophomonas sp. WZN-1:
- a CDS encoding RtcB family protein, translating to MDTQHNYQWLHAEGTTPIKGWVNGVPLEAQAHEQLRNIASIPFVGPWVAVMPDVHLGKGATVGSVIPTRGAIIPAAVGVDIGCGMAAVRTTLRANDLPDDLRLLRNSIERSIPVGNGRGGEHQRMPDSIHTRLVQSGLAAGLERIKDRHRRIRTDKLDRQLGTLGGGNHFIELCLDETDTVWVMLHSGSRGTGNLIGTYFIEKAREELARRVLGFHLPDKDLAFFMEGEPLFDDYVEAVSWAQDYARQNREAMMSRVLAEMRHRLPKFQLAAMAVNCHHNYVQKETHHGQELLVTRKGAVSAREGELGIVPGSMGTRSYIVRGKGNADSFHSCSHGAGRAMSRGTARQQITLAQHREATAHVECRKDSGVLDESPAAYKSIDDVMAAQLDLVDVVHTLRQVLCVKG from the coding sequence ATGGACACTCAACACAACTATCAATGGCTGCATGCCGAGGGCACCACGCCGATCAAGGGCTGGGTCAACGGTGTGCCGCTGGAAGCGCAGGCACATGAGCAGCTGCGCAACATCGCCTCGATCCCGTTCGTCGGGCCGTGGGTGGCCGTGATGCCGGACGTGCACCTGGGCAAGGGCGCGACCGTGGGCTCGGTGATCCCGACCCGCGGTGCGATCATCCCGGCCGCGGTCGGCGTCGACATCGGCTGCGGCATGGCCGCCGTGCGCACCACGCTGCGTGCCAATGACCTGCCCGATGACCTGCGGCTGCTGCGCAACAGCATCGAGCGCAGCATCCCGGTCGGCAATGGGCGCGGCGGTGAGCATCAGCGCATGCCCGACAGCATCCATACCCGGCTGGTGCAGTCCGGGCTGGCCGCCGGCCTGGAGAGGATCAAGGACAGGCACCGCAGGATCCGCACCGACAAGCTGGACCGCCAGCTGGGTACGCTGGGCGGCGGCAATCACTTCATCGAACTGTGCCTGGACGAGACGGATACGGTGTGGGTGATGCTGCACAGCGGTTCTCGCGGCACCGGCAACCTGATCGGCACGTACTTCATCGAGAAGGCGCGCGAGGAACTGGCCCGGCGCGTGCTCGGCTTCCACCTGCCGGACAAGGACCTGGCGTTCTTCATGGAAGGCGAGCCGCTGTTCGATGACTACGTCGAAGCAGTGTCATGGGCGCAGGACTATGCCCGGCAGAACCGCGAGGCGATGATGTCGCGCGTGCTGGCCGAGATGCGCCACCGGCTGCCGAAGTTCCAGCTGGCGGCGATGGCGGTGAACTGCCACCACAACTACGTGCAGAAGGAGACGCACCACGGGCAGGAACTGCTGGTAACACGCAAGGGCGCGGTCAGTGCGCGTGAGGGCGAGCTGGGCATCGTTCCCGGCAGCATGGGCACGCGCAGCTACATCGTGCGTGGCAAGGGCAACGCGGACAGCTTCCACAGCTGCAGCCACGGCGCCGGCCGCGCGATGAGCCGTGGCACGGCGCGCCAGCAGATCACGCTGGCCCAGCACCGCGAGGCCACCGCGCACGTGGAATGCCGCAAGGACAGCGGCGTGCTGGACGAGTCGCCGGCCGCGTACAAGTCGATCGACGATGTGATGGCCGCGCAGCTCGACCTGGTCGACGTGGTGCACACGCTGCGGCAGGTGCTGTGCGTGAAGGGGTAA